The following proteins come from a genomic window of Coffea arabica cultivar ET-39 chromosome 11c, Coffea Arabica ET-39 HiFi, whole genome shotgun sequence:
- the LOC140016514 gene encoding uncharacterized protein: MTDQPLRQILTKPEVSGRMTKWAVELAEHDVGYQPHTAIKAQILADFLTEGASLTLNELSPLREDAWPKEPWVLFVDGVSSKEESGAGLLLISPTGEELTYTLRFDFPASNNETEYEALLMGLRIAHQIGITAIKVRSDSQLVVLQVREEYEAKEEVMKKYLVKVQEATALFDAFEIERVPRSQNKRADALSKLASSSFAYLNKEVLVEVVKQKSNDQVQVLAIDSSATWMTPLVNFLSSGTLPENKIETRRIQLRAAKYAYAGGTLYRRSYLSPWLKCVTPEKGDYVFREIHEGICAAHVGSWVSEEALSFPGPS, translated from the coding sequence ATGACCGACCAGCCCCTCCGACAGATACTCACCAAGCCCGAAGTCTCGGGCAGGATGACCAAATGGGCCGTCGAGCTGGCCGAGCATGACGTCGGCTATCAGCCTCACACAGCCATCAAGGCCCAGATCTTGGCAGACTTCCTTACTGAGGGGGCCAGCTTGACCCTAAACGAACTAAGCCCTCTGCGCGAGGATGCATGGCCAAAGGAGCCATGGGTGCTGTTCGTAGACGGGGTCTCCAGCAAGGAAGAAAGTGGAGCAGGTCTGCTGCTCATCTCGCCAACCGGGGAAGAGCTGACCTATACTCTCCGGTTTGACTTCCCCGCATCTAACAATGAGACTGAGTATGAGGCCCTATTGATGGGGTTGCGGATAGCCCACCAGATAGGTATAACCGCAATCAAAGTCCGGAGCGACTCTCAACTCGTCGTCCTCCAAGTTCGCGAGGAATACGAGGCCAAGGAGGAGGTCATGAAGAAGTATTTGGTCAAGGTGCAGGAGGCAACAGCCTTGTTTGATGCCTTTGAAATCGAGCGGGTGCCGAGATCGCAAAACAAGCGTGCAGATGCCCTGTCAAAGCTGGCATCCTCCTCTTTTGCGTACCTGAACAAGGAAGTTTTGGTAGAGGTAGTGAAGCAGAAAAGTAACGACCAGGTCCAGGTCCTGGCTATAGACAGCTCGGCCACTTGGATGACCCCCCTCGTAAACTTCCTCAGCTCGGGTACCCTCCCTGAGAACAAAATCGAGACTCGCCGGATCCAGCTCAGAGCTGCCAAATACGCCTACGCTGGGGGAACCCTCTACAGGAGGTCATACTTATCTCCCTGGCTAAAGTGCGTGACTCCCGAGAAAGGTGATTATGTCTTTCGCGAAATCCATGAAGGGATATGTGCGGCACATGTGGGGTCTTGGGTATCTGAAGAAGCGCTGAGCttccccggaccgagctga